Proteins from a genomic interval of Chlamydiota bacterium:
- the ftsY gene encoding Signal recognition particle receptor FtsY: MFSRLKNALKKTRHSFKSKLQDVFLGKVDIDKRQALEELFFEADLGSEIVFELTDLIEPYLRKSTIDEEVIFTKIEDYLIEKLDSPPTSFQEAKPLVIFMVGINGSGKTTTTAKLAKQLQEENKSVLLIAADTFRAAAQKQLSILAEKIDCPIILGGEKQDPASVIFDGIQSGIAKGVDVILVDTAGRLHTKQDLMQELSKMARVAKKHIEAAPHETLLVVDATIGQNAIDQADIFHKHIPLTGIVLTKLDGTAKGGVLVAIKNKLNCPIKYVGTGESLDDLAPFVPKEFVKALLYEK, encoded by the coding sequence ATGTTTTCTAGATTAAAAAACGCCCTTAAAAAAACACGCCACTCGTTTAAATCCAAACTCCAAGATGTTTTTCTTGGTAAGGTGGACATTGACAAAAGACAAGCCCTAGAAGAGCTTTTTTTCGAAGCGGATTTAGGATCCGAGATTGTTTTTGAGCTCACCGATCTAATTGAGCCCTATTTAAGAAAATCCACCATTGATGAAGAGGTCATTTTTACTAAAATTGAAGACTATTTAATAGAAAAACTTGACAGCCCTCCCACTTCTTTCCAGGAAGCCAAGCCCCTTGTGATTTTCATGGTAGGCATCAACGGCTCTGGCAAAACCACCACCACTGCAAAATTAGCAAAACAATTGCAAGAAGAGAACAAATCCGTGCTTTTAATTGCCGCAGACACGTTCCGAGCAGCTGCCCAAAAACAGCTCTCTATTTTAGCTGAAAAAATTGATTGCCCGATTATTTTGGGCGGTGAAAAGCAAGATCCTGCAAGCGTGATTTTTGATGGGATTCAATCAGGCATTGCCAAGGGCGTGGATGTGATCCTCGTAGATACAGCAGGCCGTTTGCACACTAAACAAGATCTAATGCAAGAGCTTTCTAAAATGGCAAGAGTTGCAAAAAAACATATTGAGGCAGCTCCTCACGAAACTTTGCTTGTTGTGGATGCGACAATTGGACAAAATGCCATTGATCAGGCAGACATCTTCCACAAACATATCCCACTCACTGGCATTGTCCTTACAAAATTGGATGGCACAGCAAAGGGAGGCGTTTTAGTAGCCATCAAAAACAAACTCAATTGTCCTATCAAATATGTAGGCACAGGAGAAAGCCTTGACGATTTAGCACCTTTTGTGCCAAAAGAATTTGTAAAAGCATTGTTATATGAAAAGTGA